CAGGATTTCCAGCGCGCCTATCACGCCTTTGTCGCGAAGCAGAAACCTGTATTCGAGGGAGACTGACCATGCATCTCAAACACCTTGAATGGCCCTTCTTCGACGACAAGCATCGTCAACTCGCCGGTGAGCTCGACGCCTGGTGTGCTGCCCATCTGCATGCCGGCCATGGTCATGACATCGATGCGGAATGCCGTTCCCTGGTCAAGACCCTGGGCGAGGGCGGCTGGCTCAAGCATGCGATCGCCGGCCAGGCCCTGGGCGGCGCGGCCGAGGTGATCGACACCCGCGCCATCTGCCTCTTGCGCGAGACCCTGGCGCGCTACAACGGGCTGGCCGACTTCGCCTTCGCGATGCAGGGCCTGGGCTCGGGTGCGATCTCGCTGGCTGGCACGGACGCGCAGCGTGAACGCTATCTGCCGCGCGTGGCGCGCGGCGAGGCGCTGGCCGCGTTTGCGCTCTCCGAACCCGAGGCGGGCTCGGATGTGGCTGCGATGCAGTGCAGCGCCGTCGAGGACGGCGATGCCTATGTGCTGAACGGCGAGAAGACCTGGATCTCCAACGGCGGCATCGCGGACTTCTACGTGCTGTTTGCCCGCACGGGGGAAGCTGCGGGGTCGCGTGGGATCAGCGCCTTCATCGTCGATGCCGGGCTGCCGGGCTTCGAGATCGCCGAGCGCATCGAAGTGATCGCCCCGCATCCGCTGGCGCGCCTGAAGTTCACGAATTGCCGGGTGGCCAAGAGCCAGCTGATTGGCGCGCCGGGCGAGGGCTTCAAGGTGGCGATGCGCACGCTGGACGTGTTCCGCACCTCGGTGGCCGCGGCCTCGCTGGGCTTTGCGCGCCGCGCCCTGCAGGAGGGGCTGCAGCAGGCCAGGGAAAGAAAAATGTTCGGCGCCACGCTGGCCGACCTGCCGCTCACCCAGGCCAAGCTGGCCGACATGGCCTGCACGGTGGACAGCTCGGCGCTGCTGGTCTACCGCGCCGCCTGGCAGCGCGACCAGGGCCAGACCGTGACGCGCGAGGCCGCCATGGCCAAGCTGATGGCCACCGAGGGCGCACAGCGCGTCATCGATGCCGCGGTGCAGCTGTTCGGCGGCCGCGGCGTGAAGAGCGGCGAGATGGTCGAGTCGCTCTACCGCGAGATCCGCGCGCTGCGCATCTACGAGGGCGCCAGCGAGGTCCAGCAGCTCATCATCGGACGCGACTTGTTGAAGAACAACGGCTAGAGCAGAACACCATGAGCTATACCGCACATGTCGACACCTTCGCCCGCGACAACCTGCCGCCAGCCGATCAGTGGCCCGAGCTGATCTTCGACGGCCCCGGGCTGCAGTTCCCCGCGCGCCTGAATTGCGCCACCGAGCTGCTGGACCGCTGGGTCGAGCGGGAAGGGCAGGGCGAGCGTCTGTGCATGCAGGCGCCGGGCCTGCGCTGGAGCTATGCCGATCTGCAGGCGCAGGCCAACCGCATCGCCCATGTGCTGGTGCAGGACCTGGGTGTGCAACCCGGCAACCGCGTGCTCTTGCGCGGCGCCAACACGCCGATGCTGGCGGCCTGCTGGTTCGCCATCATGAAGGTCGGTGCCATTGCGGTGGCGACCATGCCGCTGCTGCGCGCCAAGGAACTGGCCCAGGTGATAGACAAGGCCCAGGTCAGCCATGCGCTGTGCGATGCGCGCCTGGCCGAGGAGCTGAACCTGGCCCAGGCGCAATGCGCGGACCTCAAGTCGGTGGCGCACTATATGAGCGACGCCGCCGACGGCATCGAGGCGCGCGCCGCCGCCAAGCCGGCCAGCTTCCTGAACGTGGACACCGCGGCGGACGACTGCTGCATCATCGCCTTCACCTCGGGCACGACCGGCCAGCCCAAGGGCACCATGCACTTCCATCGCGACGTGATGGCGATCTGTGCCTGCTGGCCGCCGCATGTGCTCAAGCCCGTGGCGGCGGACATCTTCATCGGCAGCCCGCCGCTGGCCTTCACCTTCGGCCTCGGCGGCCTGGTGCTGTTCCCGATGAGCGTGGGCGCTTCCACGGTGCTGCTGGAAAAGGCTGCGCCCGATGCGCTGCTGGCCGCCATCGCGCAGTACCGCGCGACCGTGTGCTTCACCGCGCCCACCGCCTACCGCGCCATGGCGGCCCAGGTGAAACAGCATGATCTCTCCAGCCTGCGCAAATGCGTCAGCGCCGGCGAGGCCCTGCCGGCCGCCACGCGCAAGCTCTGGAAGGACAGCACCGGCATCGAGATGATCGACGGCATCGGCGCCACCGAGCTGCTGCACATCTTCATCTCGCACACGGAAGAGCAGGCCCGCCCCGGCGCCACCGGCAAGCCCGTGCCCGGCTACCAGGCCTGCGTGATGAGCGACGAGGGTCAGGTCTTGCCGGCCG
This portion of the Paucibacter sediminis genome encodes:
- a CDS encoding AMP-binding protein — protein: MSYTAHVDTFARDNLPPADQWPELIFDGPGLQFPARLNCATELLDRWVEREGQGERLCMQAPGLRWSYADLQAQANRIAHVLVQDLGVQPGNRVLLRGANTPMLAACWFAIMKVGAIAVATMPLLRAKELAQVIDKAQVSHALCDARLAEELNLAQAQCADLKSVAHYMSDAADGIEARAAAKPASFLNVDTAADDCCIIAFTSGTTGQPKGTMHFHRDVMAICACWPPHVLKPVAADIFIGSPPLAFTFGLGGLVLFPMSVGASTVLLEKAAPDALLAAIAQYRATVCFTAPTAYRAMAAQVKQHDLSSLRKCVSAGEALPAATRKLWKDSTGIEMIDGIGATELLHIFISHTEEQARPGATGKPVPGYQACVMSDEGQVLPAGQVGKLAVKGPTGCRYLADERQRGYVMKGWNLTGDAYLIDADGYFVYQARTDDMIISGGYNIAGPEVEAALLAHPAVAECGVIGVADEERGQIVKAFVVLRPGHAEDGAMVKTLQDFVKATVAPYKYPRAIEFRASLPRTETGKLQRFKLKQSM
- a CDS encoding acyl-CoA dehydrogenase family protein, coding for MHLKHLEWPFFDDKHRQLAGELDAWCAAHLHAGHGHDIDAECRSLVKTLGEGGWLKHAIAGQALGGAAEVIDTRAICLLRETLARYNGLADFAFAMQGLGSGAISLAGTDAQRERYLPRVARGEALAAFALSEPEAGSDVAAMQCSAVEDGDAYVLNGEKTWISNGGIADFYVLFARTGEAAGSRGISAFIVDAGLPGFEIAERIEVIAPHPLARLKFTNCRVAKSQLIGAPGEGFKVAMRTLDVFRTSVAAASLGFARRALQEGLQQARERKMFGATLADLPLTQAKLADMACTVDSSALLVYRAAWQRDQGQTVTREAAMAKLMATEGAQRVIDAAVQLFGGRGVKSGEMVESLYREIRALRIYEGASEVQQLIIGRDLLKNNG